Proteins encoded in a region of the Anoxybacillus amylolyticus genome:
- the trpC gene encoding indole-3-glycerol phosphate synthase TrpC, giving the protein MLEQIIATKRNEVRTLTLPATCDVPRFSLAEALKNRRRAIGLIAEVKKASPSKGIIRRDFHPVDHAKAYEQAGADAISVLTDETYFQGNCQYLTEIKQAVGVPVLRKDFIIDRVQIEESVRIGADAILLIGEALLPKTLYELYEEAYEKGLECLVEVHSRETLENILALFTPAIIGINNRNLQTFTTSLDTTKEVAPFVPKTSILVSESGIHTHQDIQTVHAYGAEAVLVGESLMRQHDVAQAVRALYGEVEKIERPS; this is encoded by the coding sequence ATGCTTGAACAAATTATTGCGACGAAGCGAAACGAAGTTCGTACGCTTACGCTCCCAGCAACGTGTGATGTCCCGCGATTTTCACTAGCCGAGGCGCTAAAAAATCGCCGACGAGCAATTGGTCTTATCGCCGAAGTGAAAAAAGCATCGCCATCGAAAGGTATCATTCGTCGTGATTTTCATCCGGTCGACCACGCGAAAGCGTATGAACAGGCAGGGGCAGATGCGATTTCGGTGTTGACGGACGAAACGTATTTTCAAGGGAATTGCCAGTATTTAACGGAAATTAAACAAGCAGTCGGCGTGCCGGTGTTGCGCAAAGATTTTATTATCGACCGCGTGCAAATTGAAGAAAGTGTCCGAATCGGAGCGGATGCGATTTTATTAATCGGTGAGGCGCTTTTGCCAAAAACGTTATACGAATTATACGAAGAAGCGTACGAAAAGGGGCTCGAATGTTTAGTCGAAGTGCATAGCCGTGAAACGTTAGAAAACATTTTAGCGCTTTTTACCCCAGCGATTATCGGCATTAATAACCGCAATTTGCAGACGTTTACGACATCGCTTGACACGACGAAAGAAGTAGCGCCATTTGTCCCAAAAACGAGCATACTCGTTAGCGAAAGCGGCATTCATACACATCAAGACATCCAAACGGTGCATGCTTACGGTGCAGAGGCAGTATTAGTCGGTGAATCACTTATGCGGCAACACGATGTAGCGCAAGCGGTTCGCGCGCTATACGGGGAGGTTGAAAAGATTGAGCGTCCTTCTTAA
- the trpD gene encoding anthranilate phosphoribosyltransferase, translated as MFKQLLAKCIDGHTLTETEAYEAMTMIMSGEATASQIASFLSILRLRGETVEELTGLARGMRNQMVTVSCEDDVIDTCGTGGDEKATFNISTAAAIVASSLGVKVAKHGNRAVSSKSGSADVLEALRIPIQTTPDEAKAALQTKNLAFFFAPLYHAAMKHAAVPRKEIGFRTAFNLLGPLANPTRCKRQVIGVYSTHYAEKLAEALKRLGSTHVIFVTGRDGLDECSITAETDVVELKDGHIRRFVVTPEACGLARGALQDIQVKSVTESAALLRAVMEGTANESASNIVALNAGVALYVAQKAKTIKEGVQLAKEAIVTKQALHQLDLLQAKGVEKYA; from the coding sequence ATGTTTAAACAGCTACTGGCAAAATGCATTGACGGACATACATTAACAGAAACAGAAGCGTATGAGGCGATGACTATGATTATGTCAGGGGAAGCCACTGCTAGCCAAATTGCGAGCTTCTTGTCCATTTTGCGCCTGCGTGGTGAAACAGTAGAAGAGTTAACCGGATTAGCACGTGGCATGCGCAACCAAATGGTAACTGTTTCATGTGAAGACGATGTCATTGACACGTGCGGGACAGGTGGGGACGAAAAAGCGACGTTTAACATCTCGACGGCAGCAGCGATCGTTGCTTCCTCGCTTGGGGTGAAAGTCGCCAAGCATGGAAACCGCGCCGTGTCATCGAAAAGCGGCAGCGCTGACGTACTAGAGGCGCTACGTATCCCCATTCAGACCACGCCTGACGAAGCAAAAGCAGCGTTGCAAACAAAAAATTTAGCTTTTTTCTTTGCCCCGCTTTACCATGCGGCGATGAAGCATGCCGCTGTGCCAAGAAAAGAAATCGGCTTTCGCACCGCCTTTAATTTGCTAGGACCGCTTGCCAACCCAACACGATGCAAACGGCAAGTAATTGGCGTATATTCGACGCATTATGCCGAAAAGTTAGCGGAAGCGCTCAAGCGGCTCGGTTCGACGCACGTCATTTTTGTCACCGGACGAGATGGGTTAGACGAATGTAGCATTACGGCCGAAACCGACGTTGTCGAATTAAAAGATGGACATATTCGCCGCTTCGTTGTAACGCCGGAAGCGTGCGGATTAGCGCGCGGCGCGTTACAAGACATTCAAGTAAAAAGCGTCACGGAAAGCGCCGCATTGCTTCGTGCCGTGATGGAAGGGACCGCAAACGAAAGCGCAAGCAATATCGTTGCACTAAACGCCGGGGTTGCTTTATATGTCGCACAAAAAGCGAAAACGATCAAAGAAGGAGTTCAACTAGCGAAAGAAGCAATTGTCACAAAACAGGCGCTTCACCAATTAGATCTCCTGCAAGCAAAAGGGGTGGAAAAGTATGCTTGA
- a CDS encoding phosphoribosylanthranilate isomerase: MSVLLKYCGHRSLSDLQKGAKSQADYLGFIFAESKRKVDAQQVKTWLETVPLGGKKLVGVFVNEPLERMCDVARIVPLSVIQCHGDESVEQVAKMKEATGISVWKTIHHEEGALERMRQYARFADGYVIDSRVRGAYGGTGVSFDWESVPFYLEEASRQGVLCFIAGGITPENVEQLLVYQPHGIDISSGIEEHGEKSVMKMNEMEKKVKRDVQCTK, translated from the coding sequence TTGAGCGTCCTTCTTAAATATTGCGGCCACCGCTCGCTTAGCGATTTACAAAAAGGGGCGAAGAGCCAAGCCGATTATCTCGGGTTTATTTTCGCTGAAAGCAAGCGGAAAGTGGACGCGCAGCAAGTAAAAACGTGGCTTGAAACCGTACCGCTTGGCGGGAAAAAATTAGTCGGTGTATTTGTGAACGAACCGCTAGAACGGATGTGCGACGTTGCCCGTATCGTTCCTCTCTCCGTCATTCAATGCCACGGCGATGAGTCAGTCGAGCAAGTGGCGAAAATGAAAGAGGCGACGGGAATTTCCGTCTGGAAGACGATTCATCATGAGGAAGGGGCACTAGAGCGCATGAGGCAATATGCTCGTTTCGCCGACGGATACGTGATTGACAGCCGGGTGCGCGGCGCTTATGGTGGAACGGGTGTTTCGTTTGATTGGGAGTCGGTTCCATTTTATTTAGAAGAAGCATCAAGGCAAGGGGTTCTATGTTTTATTGCCGGAGGAATTACACCGGAAAACGTCGAGCAACTACTTGTCTATCAGCCACACGGAATTGATATTAGCAGCGGCATTGAAGAACATGGCGAAAAAAGCGTGATGAAAATGAACGAAATGGAAAAGAAGGTGAAGCGTGATGTACAATGTACCAAATGA
- the trpB gene encoding tryptophan synthase subunit beta produces the protein MYNVPNENGRFGEFGGKFVPETLMLPLEEIERALEQALADASFRKEYMHSLREYSGRPTALTFAENMTKQLNGARLYFKREDLNHTGAHKINNAIGQALLAKRMGKKKLIAETGAGQHGVAAATVAARFGMECIVFMGEEDIKRQALNVFRMKLLGAQVVPVFSGNRTLKDATNEAIRYWVQHCDDHFYMIGSVVGPHPYPKMVREFQRIIGDEAKEQLLEREGKLPDVVVACVGGGSNAIGMFYPFLEDGVELVGVEAAGKGVDTPHHAATITKGTKGVIHGSMTYLLQDEYGQIIEPYSISAGLDYPGVGPEHAYLASIGRVRYESVTDEEALKAFQWTAKTEGIIPAIESAHALSKAFEIAKQRSKDETVLVCLSGRGDKDVQAMMNYLKGESDRALVGH, from the coding sequence ATGTACAATGTACCAAATGAAAACGGCCGGTTCGGCGAGTTTGGGGGCAAATTTGTTCCGGAAACGTTAATGCTTCCGCTTGAAGAAATCGAACGGGCGCTTGAACAAGCGCTCGCAGATGCATCGTTTCGCAAGGAATACATGCATAGTTTACGAGAATATTCTGGTCGCCCGACGGCGCTAACGTTTGCGGAAAATATGACGAAACAATTAAACGGCGCCCGCCTTTATTTCAAGCGGGAAGATTTAAACCATACCGGCGCCCATAAAATTAATAACGCAATCGGGCAGGCGCTATTGGCGAAGCGAATGGGGAAGAAAAAGCTGATTGCGGAAACAGGAGCAGGGCAGCACGGGGTTGCCGCGGCGACCGTTGCCGCTCGCTTTGGGATGGAATGTATTGTATTTATGGGCGAAGAAGATATCAAGCGGCAAGCGTTGAACGTATTTCGGATGAAGTTATTAGGCGCACAAGTCGTGCCTGTTTTTAGTGGCAATCGAACGTTAAAAGATGCGACAAACGAAGCGATTCGCTATTGGGTGCAACATTGTGACGACCATTTTTATATGATTGGCTCTGTCGTCGGTCCGCATCCATACCCGAAAATGGTACGAGAATTTCAGCGCATTATTGGCGATGAGGCAAAGGAACAGTTGCTAGAGCGAGAAGGGAAATTGCCGGACGTGGTCGTCGCGTGCGTTGGGGGAGGAAGCAACGCGATCGGCATGTTTTATCCGTTTTTAGAAGACGGTGTCGAATTGGTCGGAGTGGAAGCGGCGGGAAAAGGGGTCGATACTCCACATCACGCGGCGACGATTACGAAAGGAACAAAAGGGGTCATTCACGGCTCGATGACGTATTTATTGCAAGATGAATACGGGCAAATTATCGAACCTTATTCGATTTCCGCTGGGCTCGACTACCCCGGAGTTGGTCCGGAACATGCGTATTTAGCGAGCATCGGCCGCGTCCGCTATGAAAGCGTGACAGACGAAGAAGCGCTGAAGGCGTTTCAATGGACAGCAAAAACGGAAGGAATTATTCCGGCGATCGAGTCCGCCCACGCATTGTCGAAAGCGTTTGAAATTGCAAAACAACGGTCGAAAGACGAAACAGTGCTTGTTTGTTTATCTGGCCGTGGCGATAAAGATGTACAAGCGATGATGAATTATTTGAAAGGGGAGAGCGATCGTGCACTTGTCGGTCACTAA